One Gordonia sp. SID5947 genomic region harbors:
- a CDS encoding glucose-6-phosphate dehydrogenase assembly protein OpcA has translation MIVELPDTSTNEVAKKIVALRESGGAISLGRVLTLVVCADHNEPTEGAIEAAIGASREHPSRVIVVSRGDRDAESRLDAEIRVGGDAGASEVVVLTLAGDLADHPRSVVTPFLLPDTPVVTWWPGAAPEDPIADSMGTLGRRRIMDASKSEHPESVLARRLETYAPGDSDLAWTQITHWRGLLASALGRPPHTPVLSAEVTGPSDSPGVDLLAGWLRSALRVPTRRRVGSFEVRLMRDDGPTVLAVDENRDAVLSQPGKPDGRVAMTTRDLPQLLVEELRRLDVDEVYEEALRGVADVDFSEVVA, from the coding sequence ATGATTGTCGAGTTACCGGACACATCCACCAACGAGGTGGCGAAGAAGATCGTCGCACTGCGTGAATCCGGCGGAGCCATCAGTCTCGGCCGCGTCCTCACCCTGGTGGTCTGTGCCGATCACAACGAGCCGACCGAAGGAGCGATCGAGGCGGCGATCGGGGCCAGTCGCGAGCACCCCAGCCGCGTGATCGTCGTCTCCCGTGGCGATCGTGACGCCGAGTCCCGACTCGACGCCGAGATCAGGGTCGGCGGCGACGCGGGCGCCTCGGAAGTGGTAGTGCTGACCCTCGCGGGAGACCTCGCCGATCATCCTCGGTCGGTCGTCACTCCGTTCCTGCTCCCCGACACGCCCGTCGTCACCTGGTGGCCGGGCGCGGCACCGGAGGATCCGATCGCGGATTCGATGGGCACGCTCGGTCGGCGGCGCATCATGGATGCGTCCAAATCCGAACACCCGGAGTCCGTGCTGGCCCGGCGCCTCGAGACCTATGCGCCGGGCGACTCCGACCTCGCATGGACGCAGATCACGCACTGGCGCGGACTGTTGGCATCCGCGCTCGGTCGCCCGCCGCATACGCCGGTCCTCTCCGCAGAGGTCACCGGCCCGTCCGACTCGCCGGGCGTGGACCTGCTCGCGGGCTGGTTGCGGTCGGCTCTCCGGGTTCCGACCAGGCGTCGGGTCGGGAGCTTCGAGGTGCGCCTGATGCGCGACGACGGGCCGACGGTGCTGGCGGTGGACGAGAACCGTGATGCCGTGCTCTCCCAGCCCGGTAAGCCGGATGGCCGTGTCGCGATGACCACGCGCGATCTTCCGCAACTCCTCGTCGAAGAACTCCGTCGCCTCGACGTCGACGAGGTGTACGAGGAGGCTCTGCGAGGCGTGGCCGATGTCGATTTCAGCGAGGTGGTGGCGTGA
- the pgl gene encoding 6-phosphogluconolactonase, which yields MIPETLVFDDKEALVTTAATRFVDLVTRAQAERGVASVVLTGGSNGIAILRALAADSGDIDWSRVEFFWGDDRFVPADDPERNYGQARDALLDHVPVDENRIHPMAPSGGEFGDDIEAAAASYAEVLAHVGTGRVPHFDLHLLGMGGEGHINSLFPHTAATAETEKTVVAVEESPKPPPRRITLTLPVVNRSKAVWFLVAGDDKAEAVAAAHTGASAAEWPCAGAHGTDETVWFLDRPAASRIT from the coding sequence ATGATCCCCGAAACCCTGGTCTTCGACGACAAGGAAGCTCTCGTCACCACGGCGGCGACCCGGTTCGTGGACCTGGTGACACGTGCGCAGGCCGAACGCGGGGTCGCATCGGTGGTGCTGACAGGCGGTAGCAACGGTATCGCGATCCTGCGTGCGCTGGCCGCCGACAGCGGTGACATCGACTGGTCGCGGGTGGAGTTCTTCTGGGGCGACGACCGATTCGTGCCCGCCGACGATCCGGAACGCAATTACGGGCAAGCCCGCGACGCACTCCTCGACCATGTTCCGGTCGACGAGAATCGCATCCATCCGATGGCTCCGTCCGGCGGTGAGTTCGGCGATGACATCGAGGCAGCTGCCGCCTCGTATGCGGAGGTACTCGCACACGTCGGCACCGGCCGGGTACCGCATTTCGATCTGCACCTGCTGGGGATGGGCGGCGAAGGCCACATCAATTCGCTCTTCCCGCATACGGCGGCGACCGCTGAGACAGAGAAGACCGTTGTCGCCGTGGAGGAGTCGCCCAAGCCTCCCCCACGGCGTATCACGCTCACCCTGCCGGTGGTCAATCGCAGCAAGGCCGTCTGGTTCCTGGTCGCGGGCGACGACAAGGCCGAGGCCGTCGCGGCGGCCCATACCGGCGCGTCCGCTGCGGAGTGGCCGTGCGCGGGTGCCCACGGCACGGATGAGACGGTCTGGTTCCTCGACCGACCCGCCGCGTCGCGGATCACGTAA
- the secG gene encoding preprotein translocase subunit SecG, translated as MKLALDIGLVITSVLMVVLVLLHRGKGGGLSSLFGGGVQSSLSGSSVVERNLDRLTVFVGLVWFIFIIGIGVDIKLS; from the coding sequence GTGAAGCTCGCACTGGACATCGGATTGGTCATCACCAGCGTGCTGATGGTGGTGCTGGTGTTGCTGCACCGGGGCAAGGGCGGCGGTCTGTCATCGCTGTTCGGCGGCGGCGTGCAGTCCAGCCTCTCGGGGTCGAGCGTCGTCGAGCGCAACCTCGACCGTCTTACCGTGTTCGTCGGCCTCGTCTGGTTCATCTTCATCATCGGCATCGGGGTCGACATCAAGCTTTCCTGA
- the tpiA gene encoding triose-phosphate isomerase, with protein sequence MAAKRKPLIAGNWKMNLNHLEAIALVQKIAFALPAKYFDKVDVTVIPPFTDIRSVQTVVDGDKLLITYGAQDLSEHDSGAYTGEISGAFLAKLGCTFVVVGHSERRTLHAETDEVVLAKTKAALRHGLTPIVCIGEGLEVRESGEHVAYNVAQLKGSLSGLTADEIAKVVIAYEPVWAIGTGRVASAADAQEVCSAIRGALGEIADDATANSVRVLYGGSVNAKNVGDIVGQQDVDGALVGGASLKSDEFASLSAIAAGGPLP encoded by the coding sequence ATGGCGGCCAAACGCAAACCGCTGATCGCCGGCAACTGGAAGATGAACCTGAATCATCTCGAGGCGATCGCGCTGGTCCAGAAGATCGCTTTCGCACTGCCCGCGAAGTATTTCGACAAGGTCGACGTGACGGTCATCCCGCCGTTTACCGACATCCGCAGCGTGCAGACCGTGGTGGACGGCGACAAGCTGCTCATCACCTACGGCGCCCAGGATCTGTCGGAGCACGATTCGGGTGCCTACACCGGTGAGATCAGCGGCGCCTTCCTGGCCAAGCTGGGGTGCACATTCGTGGTCGTCGGGCACTCCGAGCGCCGCACCCTGCACGCCGAGACCGACGAGGTGGTGTTGGCCAAGACCAAAGCGGCGCTTCGGCACGGACTCACCCCCATCGTCTGCATCGGGGAGGGCCTCGAGGTACGGGAGTCGGGTGAGCACGTCGCCTACAACGTCGCGCAACTGAAGGGCTCACTCTCGGGCCTGACCGCCGACGAGATCGCGAAGGTGGTCATCGCCTACGAGCCGGTGTGGGCCATCGGGACCGGTCGGGTGGCCAGCGCGGCGGACGCTCAGGAGGTGTGCTCGGCGATCCGCGGGGCACTCGGCGAGATCGCCGACGACGCCACCGCGAACTCGGTGCGCGTGCTCTACGGCGGGTCGGTGAACGCGAAGAACGTCGGTGACATCGTCGGCCAGCAGGACGTGGACGGTGCGCTCGTCGGCGGAGCATCGTTGAAGTCCGACGAGTTCGCCAGCCTGTCGGCGATCGCCGCCGGCGGCCCCTTGCCCTGA
- a CDS encoding phosphoglycerate kinase — translation MGVPTLKDLLEEGVSGRGVLVRSDFNVPLDGTTITDPGRILASLPTLSALVDAGAKVIITAHLGRPKGEPDPKYSLAPVAERLGAELGRNVQLAGDVVGTDALARAEGLTDGDVLLLENVRFDPRETSKDETEREALAKALVELVGDDGAFVSDGFGVVHRKQASVYDVAKLLPHYAGKLVEAEVEVLSKLTHEVARPYAVVLGGSKVSDKLGVIEALAPKVDTLVIGGGMAFTFLAAQGHPVGTSLLQEDQISVCKDLLERFGDVIRLPVDVVVADKFAADADAKTVPVEEIPDGWMGLDIGPESVKRFAAVLSGAETVFWNGPSGVFEFEKFASGTRGVAEAIAATTKGGAFTVVGGGDSAAAVRTLGLPDSDFSHISTGGGASLEYLEGKELPGLKVLEN, via the coding sequence ATGGGTGTACCCACACTGAAAGACCTTCTGGAAGAAGGCGTTTCGGGTCGGGGAGTGCTGGTCCGGTCGGATTTCAACGTTCCGTTGGACGGGACGACGATCACCGACCCGGGCCGCATCCTGGCCTCACTGCCGACCCTGTCGGCGCTGGTCGACGCAGGTGCCAAGGTGATCATCACCGCGCATCTGGGCCGGCCCAAAGGTGAACCGGACCCGAAGTACTCGCTCGCACCGGTCGCCGAACGTCTCGGCGCCGAACTCGGGCGCAACGTCCAGCTCGCGGGCGACGTCGTCGGTACTGATGCATTGGCCCGTGCCGAAGGTCTGACCGACGGCGACGTCCTGTTGCTGGAGAACGTGCGGTTCGACCCGCGCGAGACCTCCAAGGACGAGACGGAGCGCGAAGCGCTGGCCAAGGCGCTCGTCGAGCTCGTCGGCGACGACGGGGCCTTCGTCTCCGACGGCTTCGGGGTGGTGCACCGCAAGCAGGCATCTGTGTACGACGTCGCCAAGCTGCTCCCGCACTATGCGGGAAAGCTCGTCGAGGCCGAGGTCGAGGTGCTGTCGAAGCTGACCCACGAGGTCGCACGGCCGTACGCGGTCGTCCTCGGCGGATCGAAGGTCTCCGACAAGCTCGGTGTGATCGAGGCGCTCGCGCCCAAGGTCGACACCCTCGTCATCGGTGGCGGGATGGCGTTCACCTTCCTTGCCGCGCAGGGACATCCGGTGGGCACGTCGTTGCTCCAGGAAGATCAGATCAGCGTCTGCAAAGACCTGCTGGAGCGTTTCGGTGACGTGATCCGACTCCCGGTCGACGTCGTGGTGGCGGACAAGTTCGCCGCGGACGCCGACGCCAAGACGGTGCCGGTCGAGGAGATTCCCGACGGGTGGATGGGGCTCGACATCGGTCCGGAGTCCGTCAAGCGCTTCGCGGCGGTGCTCTCCGGGGCCGAGACCGTGTTCTGGAACGGCCCGTCGGGCGTCTTCGAGTTCGAGAAGTTCGCCTCGGGAACGCGCGGTGTTGCCGAAGCGATCGCCGCCACCACCAAGGGCGGTGCGTTCACCGTCGTCGGCGGTGGCGACTCGGCTGCCGCGGTCCGGACCCTCGGACTGCCGGACAGCGACTTCTCGCACATCTCGACCGGCGGCGGAGCGTCGTTGGAATACCTGGAGGGCAAGGAATTGCCCGGCCTGAAGGTCTTGGAGAACTGA
- the gap gene encoding type I glyceraldehyde-3-phosphate dehydrogenase — translation MTVRVGVNGFGRIGRNFFRAIEAQKALGTTDIEIVAVNDLTDNATLAHLLKFDSILGRLPQDVSLDGDYIVVGDQRIKALEVKEGPAALPWGDLGVDVVVESTGIFTARAKAQGHLDAGAKKVIISAPASDEDITIVMGVNDDKYDGSQNIISNASCTTNCLGPFAKVLNDEFGIVSGLMTTVHAYTQDQNLQDGPHKDLRRARAAAINVVPTSTGAAKAIGLVLPELKGKLDGYALRVPIPTGSVTDLTAILEKEATADQVNAAMKAAAEGPLKGILKYYDAPIVSSDIVTDPHSSLFDAGLTKVIGNQVKAVSWYDNEWGYSNRLVDLTGLVGKSL, via the coding sequence GTGACTGTACGGGTAGGCGTCAACGGATTCGGTCGGATCGGCCGCAACTTCTTCCGCGCCATAGAAGCACAGAAGGCTTTGGGAACCACCGACATCGAGATCGTGGCGGTCAATGACCTGACCGACAACGCGACTCTCGCGCATCTGCTGAAGTTCGACTCGATCCTCGGCCGGCTGCCCCAGGACGTCAGCCTCGACGGCGACTACATCGTCGTGGGTGACCAGCGCATCAAGGCCCTCGAGGTCAAGGAGGGGCCCGCCGCACTGCCGTGGGGCGACCTCGGAGTCGATGTCGTGGTCGAGTCCACCGGCATCTTCACCGCTCGGGCCAAGGCCCAGGGCCACCTCGACGCCGGCGCCAAGAAGGTGATCATCTCGGCGCCCGCCAGCGACGAGGACATCACCATCGTCATGGGCGTCAATGACGACAAGTACGACGGCAGCCAGAACATCATCTCCAATGCCTCGTGCACCACGAACTGCCTCGGCCCGTTCGCCAAGGTGCTCAACGACGAGTTCGGCATCGTCTCGGGCCTGATGACCACCGTGCACGCCTACACCCAGGATCAGAATCTCCAGGACGGCCCGCACAAGGACCTCCGTCGTGCCCGTGCCGCGGCGATCAACGTCGTGCCGACCTCGACCGGTGCGGCCAAGGCCATCGGCCTGGTGCTGCCGGAGCTGAAGGGCAAGCTCGACGGCTACGCGCTGCGTGTGCCCATCCCCACGGGCTCGGTCACCGACCTGACCGCCATCCTCGAGAAGGAGGCGACCGCCGATCAGGTCAACGCCGCGATGAAGGCCGCAGCCGAAGGGCCCCTGAAGGGCATCCTCAAGTACTACGACGCGCCGATCGTCTCGAGTGACATCGTCACCGACCCGCACTCGTCGCTGTTCGACGCCGGACTCACCAAGGTGATCGGCAACCAGGTCAAGGCGGTGTCCTGGTACGACAACGAGTGGGGTTACTCGAACCGTCTCGTCGACCTCACCGGCCTCGTCGGCAAGTCGCTCTAG
- the whiA gene encoding DNA-binding protein WhiA, with product MTAAVKDELSRLTVTQMSARKAEVSALLRFAGGLHIVAGRVVVEAEVDLGNVARRLRREIFDLYGYGSDVHVLRSGGIRKGARYIVRVTKDGEGLARQTGLLDLRGRPVRGLPAQVVGGSVGDSEAAWRGAFLAHGSLTEPGRSSALEVSCPGPEAALALVGAARRLGVSAKAREVRGADRVVIRDGEAIGALLTRMGAHDTRLVWEERRMRREVRATANRLANFDDANLRRSARAAVAAAARVERALDILGDEVPDHLIAAGQLRITHRQASLEELGQLADPPMTKDAVAGRIRRLLSMADKKARTDGIPDTESAVTSDLLDEA from the coding sequence ATGACCGCGGCGGTGAAGGATGAGCTTTCGCGACTGACCGTGACCCAGATGAGTGCACGCAAGGCCGAGGTGTCCGCCTTGTTGCGATTCGCGGGAGGCCTCCACATCGTGGCGGGCCGCGTGGTGGTGGAGGCCGAGGTGGACCTGGGCAACGTCGCCCGCCGCCTCCGTCGGGAGATCTTCGACCTGTACGGCTATGGCTCCGACGTACACGTGCTGCGAAGCGGCGGCATCCGCAAGGGGGCGCGCTACATCGTTCGTGTGACCAAGGACGGCGAAGGTCTGGCACGGCAGACCGGCCTTCTCGATCTGCGGGGACGCCCGGTGCGGGGGCTGCCCGCCCAGGTGGTCGGCGGAAGTGTCGGGGATTCGGAAGCCGCCTGGCGCGGTGCGTTTCTCGCGCACGGCTCACTCACCGAGCCAGGTCGGTCGTCGGCCCTCGAGGTCAGTTGCCCGGGCCCGGAGGCCGCACTGGCCCTCGTCGGGGCGGCCCGTCGCCTCGGTGTGTCGGCCAAGGCCCGGGAAGTACGTGGCGCAGACCGCGTCGTCATCCGCGACGGTGAGGCCATCGGCGCCTTGCTCACCCGGATGGGCGCCCACGACACCCGGCTGGTGTGGGAAGAGCGCCGCATGCGACGTGAGGTGCGTGCCACCGCAAACAGATTGGCCAACTTCGACGATGCAAACCTCCGTCGCTCGGCGCGCGCCGCCGTCGCGGCGGCGGCACGGGTGGAACGTGCACTCGACATCCTCGGCGACGAGGTCCCCGATCACCTGATCGCGGCGGGTCAGTTGCGCATCACCCACCGTCAGGCGTCTCTGGAAGAACTGGGTCAGCTCGCAGATCCGCCGATGACGAAGGACGCGGTGGCCGGACGGATTCGACGGCTGCTGTCGATGGCCGACAAGAAGGCTCGCACGGACGGAATTCCGGACACCGAATCGGCGGTGACGTCCGACCTGCTCGACGAAGCCTGA
- the yvcK gene encoding uridine diphosphate-N-acetylglucosamine-binding protein YvcK has product MSRRDNAEREPMRIVALGGGHGLYATLTAMRYLSPDVTAVVTVADDGGSSGRLRAELGVIPPGDLRMALSALMSAPAALAAREGRPGRLDPAGHELWTSTFQHRFGGYGALAGHPIGNLLLAGLTEVTGSPVAALDELIDVFDIDGRVLPMSTVPLEIEADVSGLESDPRISRCIRGQVAVATTPGKVRRVRLLPTDPPACAEAVEAIRGADVVVLGPGSWFSSVIPHVLVPDQLNALQETAARKILFVNLAPEPGETTGFSVERHLHVLHAHADVFRVDDVIVDAASVPAGRERDHLVRAAASFGAQLHVGDLAVPGRHVHDPEKVATLVNELCEGELGR; this is encoded by the coding sequence ATGAGCCGCCGCGACAACGCCGAGCGGGAGCCGATGCGGATCGTCGCGCTGGGTGGCGGTCACGGACTGTACGCCACCCTGACCGCCATGCGGTACCTCAGTCCCGACGTCACGGCCGTGGTGACCGTGGCCGACGACGGCGGTTCATCGGGTCGACTACGGGCGGAGTTGGGTGTCATTCCGCCGGGTGACCTGCGGATGGCGCTGTCGGCCTTGATGTCTGCGCCGGCGGCTCTCGCCGCTCGGGAGGGCCGGCCGGGTCGGCTCGACCCGGCCGGACACGAGTTGTGGACGAGTACGTTCCAACATCGCTTCGGCGGATATGGCGCGCTCGCAGGACACCCGATCGGCAACCTGTTGTTGGCCGGTCTGACGGAGGTGACCGGTAGTCCGGTGGCGGCACTCGACGAGTTGATCGACGTGTTCGACATCGACGGTCGCGTGTTGCCGATGTCGACGGTTCCGCTGGAGATCGAGGCGGACGTCTCGGGCCTGGAGAGCGATCCGCGGATCAGCCGGTGCATCCGCGGGCAGGTCGCGGTGGCGACCACCCCGGGAAAGGTCCGACGTGTCAGGCTGCTGCCGACCGACCCACCGGCGTGTGCGGAGGCCGTCGAAGCGATCCGGGGCGCGGACGTCGTGGTCCTGGGACCTGGCTCGTGGTTCTCCAGCGTGATCCCGCACGTCCTCGTCCCCGACCAACTGAATGCGTTGCAGGAGACCGCGGCCCGCAAGATCCTGTTCGTCAACCTCGCGCCCGAACCGGGGGAGACGACCGGGTTCTCGGTCGAGCGTCACCTGCACGTGCTGCATGCCCACGCCGACGTCTTCCGGGTCGACGACGTGATCGTCGATGCCGCATCGGTACCGGCCGGGCGTGAGCGGGATCACCTGGTCCGGGCCGCTGCGTCCTTCGGCGCACAACTCCATGTCGGCGACCTCGCGGTTCCCGGCCGGCACGTCCATGACCCGGAGAAAGTAGCCACCCTGGTGAACGAACTGTGCGAAGGTGAATTGGGTCGATAA
- the rapZ gene encoding RNase adapter RapZ: MTDPTDASGDGVVTDYRSELTVLFVAGMSGAGRSTAANVLEDDGWYVADNVPPTLISRMIGMVRESDPAISRLAMVIRASDDEIGDQLDRLRKTLEASGARTKVLFLDASDQILVRRFEQVRRRHPLQGRETLIDGIARERVILAPIKSSADLVVETSSLTAAKLREVVEGVYPDEADNLLSVAVQSFGFKYGLPIDSDVVADARFLPNPYWVPGLREPNGRDDAVRDYVLGQDGAGHFVDLYLEILDTVSAGYLREGKRYMTISIGCTGGKHRSVAIAEEIGRRLRAMTDRADAPHYDVRVIHRDLGRE, translated from the coding sequence GTGACTGACCCAACCGATGCGTCCGGCGACGGCGTCGTCACGGACTACCGGTCCGAGCTGACGGTGCTGTTCGTGGCGGGGATGTCCGGTGCCGGGCGATCAACCGCAGCGAACGTGCTGGAGGACGACGGCTGGTACGTGGCCGACAACGTCCCGCCGACGTTGATCTCGAGGATGATCGGGATGGTCCGGGAGAGCGATCCGGCCATCTCCCGGCTGGCGATGGTCATCCGCGCATCCGACGACGAGATCGGCGACCAGCTCGACCGATTGCGAAAGACGTTGGAGGCCTCTGGCGCACGCACCAAGGTGCTCTTCCTCGACGCGAGCGACCAGATCCTGGTCCGGCGGTTCGAGCAGGTCCGTCGTCGCCATCCACTGCAGGGCAGGGAGACCCTCATCGATGGGATCGCCCGTGAGCGCGTCATCCTCGCACCCATCAAGAGTTCGGCCGATCTGGTGGTGGAGACATCGTCCCTGACCGCGGCTAAACTGCGCGAGGTGGTCGAGGGTGTCTACCCGGATGAGGCCGACAACCTGCTCAGCGTGGCGGTCCAGTCGTTCGGGTTCAAGTACGGGCTGCCGATCGACTCCGACGTCGTGGCAGATGCCCGATTCCTGCCGAATCCGTACTGGGTGCCCGGGTTGCGAGAGCCGAATGGCCGCGACGACGCGGTGCGCGACTACGTGCTCGGCCAGGACGGGGCCGGGCACTTCGTCGACCTCTACCTGGAGATCCTCGACACCGTCTCGGCTGGGTACCTGCGAGAGGGCAAGAGGTACATGACCATCAGTATCGGTTGCACGGGTGGCAAACATCGGAGCGTGGCGATCGCCGAGGAGATCGGCCGCCGCCTGCGCGCGATGACGGACCGGGCCGACGCGCCGCACTACGACGTGCGGGTCATCCACCGTGATCTGGGGCGTGAATGA
- a CDS encoding PH domain-containing protein, translating to MPRVAIAAAVVVVAIHITFAALLTISDTGVHVGGADQLGLALIGLVEAGVILLFTQPRLRVGPAGVAIRNLFGERVFAWDRVQGMTYPDKGFSARLLLPADEHIPVLAVQAWDSDRAVAAMTTFRDLEQRYRPDVAPPIE from the coding sequence ATGCCGCGTGTGGCGATCGCCGCCGCCGTCGTCGTGGTGGCCATCCACATCACCTTCGCCGCGTTGCTGACGATCTCCGACACCGGGGTGCACGTCGGAGGCGCCGACCAGCTCGGTCTCGCTCTCATCGGGCTGGTGGAGGCCGGCGTGATCCTGCTGTTCACCCAACCCCGACTCCGGGTGGGCCCGGCCGGTGTGGCGATCCGCAACCTGTTCGGTGAGCGGGTGTTCGCGTGGGACCGGGTGCAGGGGATGACCTACCCGGACAAGGGATTCTCGGCGCGTCTGCTGTTGCCTGCCGACGAACACATACCCGTCCTCGCGGTTCAGGCCTGGGATTCCGACCGCGCCGTCGCCGCGATGACCACGTTCCGGGACCTGGAACAACGCTATCGCCCGGACGTGGCCCCGCCGATCGAGTAG
- the ribH gene encoding 6,7-dimethyl-8-ribityllumazine synthase yields the protein MSGHGEPTLDLADAGAVRLAIVSSQWHATICTALLDGAVRAAAEHGVTDPTIVNVAGAIELPVIVQALARNHDAVVALGVVIKGETPHFEYVCDAVTAGLTRVSLDESTPVGNGVLTTLDEEQALARAGLPDSKEDKGAQATTAALASALTLRALALGELR from the coding sequence GTGAGCGGACACGGTGAACCCACCCTGGACCTCGCCGACGCGGGCGCGGTCCGGCTGGCGATCGTCTCATCGCAGTGGCACGCGACCATCTGCACCGCACTGCTCGACGGCGCCGTGCGCGCCGCCGCGGAACACGGCGTGACCGATCCCACCATCGTGAACGTGGCGGGGGCCATCGAACTGCCCGTGATCGTTCAGGCGCTGGCCCGCAACCACGACGCCGTGGTGGCCCTCGGTGTGGTGATCAAGGGTGAGACACCGCATTTCGAGTACGTGTGCGACGCCGTGACCGCAGGCTTGACGCGGGTCTCCCTCGACGAGTCGACCCCGGTCGGCAACGGTGTGCTGACGACGCTGGACGAGGAGCAGGCGCTCGCCCGGGCCGGGCTGCCCGACTCCAAGGAGGACAAGGGCGCTCAGGCGACCACTGCGGCGCTGGCCTCGGCACTGACCCTGCGCGCGCTGGCACTGGGTGAGCTCAGGTGA
- a CDS encoding bifunctional 3,4-dihydroxy-2-butanone-4-phosphate synthase/GTP cyclohydrolase II — protein sequence MTSEAAAGSGDLADQPGRVAQADVRLDSVERAIADIAAGKAVVVVDDEDRENEGDLIFAAEKATPELVAFMVRYTSGYLCVPLAGEDCDRLGLPPMYSMNQDKHGTAYTVTVDAREGIGTGISASDRATTMRLLADPRSSAVDFTRPGHVVPLRAKEGGVLRRPGHTEAAVDLARLAGLAPAGVICEIVSQKDEGSMAQTDELRVFADDHDLALISIADLIAWRRRHEKHVVRVAEARIPTRHGDFRAVGYSSIYDDVEHVALVKGDISGPDGQGHDVLVRVHSECLTGDVFGSLRCDCGPQLDAAMEMVADEGRGIVLYMRGHEGRGIGLLHKLQAYQLQDSGSDTVDANLQLGLPADSRDYGLGAQILVDLGVSSMRLLTNNPAKRVGLDGYGLQIVDRVPMPVRANSENLRYLRTKRDRMGHDLVGLEEWVESDGEVGPA from the coding sequence ATGACGAGTGAAGCAGCAGCAGGCAGTGGCGACCTGGCCGATCAGCCGGGCCGGGTGGCACAGGCAGACGTCCGGCTCGACTCGGTCGAGCGGGCGATCGCCGACATCGCGGCCGGAAAGGCCGTCGTGGTGGTCGACGACGAGGATCGCGAGAACGAGGGTGATCTGATCTTCGCCGCCGAGAAGGCGACACCGGAGCTGGTGGCCTTCATGGTGCGCTACACCTCGGGTTACCTGTGTGTGCCGCTGGCGGGCGAGGACTGCGACCGTCTCGGTCTTCCGCCGATGTACTCCATGAACCAGGACAAGCACGGCACCGCGTACACGGTCACCGTCGACGCGCGCGAGGGGATCGGCACCGGGATCAGTGCTTCGGATCGGGCCACCACGATGCGGTTGCTCGCCGATCCCCGGAGCAGCGCGGTCGACTTCACCCGGCCGGGTCATGTGGTGCCACTGCGGGCCAAGGAGGGTGGCGTGCTGCGTCGTCCCGGACACACGGAGGCCGCGGTGGACCTCGCGCGGCTGGCCGGTCTGGCTCCCGCCGGGGTGATCTGCGAGATCGTCAGTCAGAAGGACGAGGGCTCGATGGCGCAGACCGACGAGCTCCGGGTCTTCGCCGACGACCACGACCTGGCCCTGATCTCGATCGCCGATCTCATCGCGTGGCGCAGGCGCCACGAGAAGCATGTGGTGCGGGTCGCCGAGGCGCGTATCCCTACTCGCCATGGAGACTTCCGAGCGGTCGGCTACTCGAGCATCTACGACGACGTCGAGCATGTCGCGCTGGTCAAAGGCGACATCTCGGGGCCGGACGGACAGGGACATGACGTCCTGGTGCGGGTGCATTCAGAGTGCCTGACCGGCGATGTCTTCGGATCCCTCCGCTGCGATTGCGGCCCTCAACTCGATGCCGCGATGGAGATGGTCGCGGACGAGGGACGCGGCATCGTGCTGTACATGCGGGGTCATGAGGGGCGCGGCATCGGGTTGCTCCACAAGCTGCAGGCCTACCAGTTGCAGGACTCCGGGTCGGACACCGTCGATGCGAACCTGCAGCTCGGCCTGCCGGCCGACTCCCGTGACTACGGCCTCGGCGCGCAGATCCTCGTGGACCTCGGCGTCAGTTCCATGCGACTGCTGACGAACAACCCGGCGAAGCGGGTGGGCCTCGACGGGTACGGATTGCAGATCGTCGACCGCGTGCCGATGCCCGTCCGGGCGAACTCGGAGAACCTGCGATACCTGCGCACCAAGCGTGACCGGATGGGCCACGATCTGGTGGGTCTCGAGGAATGGGTGGAGAGCGACGGAGAGGTCGGGCCGGCGTGA